A window of Burkholderiales bacterium contains these coding sequences:
- a CDS encoding DUF2789 domain-containing protein — MEHGFHPFHELFEQLGLPSDGEAIRRFIAEHSPLPHDVPLHAAPFWTPAQAAFLREAIEADSDWAEVVDALNAALREHPA; from the coding sequence ATGGAGCACGGTTTTCATCCCTTTCATGAGCTCTTCGAGCAGCTGGGATTGCCCAGTGACGGGGAGGCCATCCGCCGCTTCATCGCCGAACATTCGCCGCTGCCCCACGACGTGCCGCTCCACGCCGCGCCTTTCTGGACGCCCGCCCAGGCAGCTTTCCTGCGCGAGGCCATCGAGGCGGACAGCGACTGGGCGGAGGTGGTGGATGCCCTCAACGCCGCCCTGCGCGAGCATCCGGCATGA
- a CDS encoding DUF883 family protein produces MATEELNAQEKLVADMKAVISDAEEVLKATADQTGEKIASLRARVQERLHAAKARLAAAEAVLVEKTKAAARATDAYVHENPWKAVGIAAGIGFLVGFILGRR; encoded by the coding sequence ATGGCAACGGAAGAACTCAACGCCCAGGAAAAACTCGTCGCCGACATGAAAGCTGTCATCAGCGACGCGGAAGAGGTACTCAAAGCCACCGCCGACCAGACCGGCGAAAAAATCGCCTCCCTGCGCGCACGGGTGCAGGAACGACTGCACGCAGCAAAAGCGAGGCTTGCCGCCGCGGAGGCCGTGCTGGTGGAAAAGACCAAGGCCGCGGCACGCGCCACCGATGCCTACGTGCATGAGAATCCCTGGAAGGCGGTGGGCATCGCCGCGGGCATCGGTTTCCTGGTGGGCTTCATCCTCGGCCGCCGCTGA